The following coding sequences are from one Salvia hispanica cultivar TCC Black 2014 chromosome 3, UniMelb_Shisp_WGS_1.0, whole genome shotgun sequence window:
- the LOC125212136 gene encoding protein ABIL3-like isoform X1: MTAAASMPFPRGPANYDEVSMQQSMLFSDSLKDLKNLRKQLYSAAEYFELSYSNDNQKHVVVNSLKDYAIKALVNTVDHLGSVTYKVNDLLDENIDEVSGTELRVSCLEQRLRTCHDYINREGLSQQSLVINTPNYHKRYILPVGQTMDGGLRTKSKYEGCSVDEGDGWHQFRSAIRATINEAPPSISSKGRSPSPTPRLVQQPGNFAFSKSMPKKDLERRTESPRRFPLLRSGSLSSKPSTPKSSRPTTPNKSRPTTPNPALGRQPVISEPRKSASMRIRVGKESPKEFEQIPSKSKRLLKALLSRRKSKKDDTLYTYLDEY, translated from the exons ATGACGGCAGCTGCCTCCATGCCGTTTCCTCGTGGGCCGGCCAATTATGATGAGGTTTCTATGCAGCAGAGCATGCTCTTCTCTGATAGTTTGAAG GACTTGAAGAATCTTCGGAAACAACTGTATTCAGCAGCAGAATACTTTGAGTTGTCTTACTCTAATGACAACCAAAAGCATGT AGTGGTGAATTCGTTGAAAGACTATGCCATTAAAGCTCTTGTCAACACTGTAGACCATTTGGGTTCTGTGACCTATAAGGTCAATGACCTGTTGGATGAGAACATCGATGAAGTTTCAGGAACTGAGCTTCGTGTATCTTGCCTTGAGCAG AGACTGCGGACATGCCACGATTATATCAACCGTGAAGGTCTTTCGCAGCAGTCGTTGGTGATAAACACTCCCAATTACCACAAACGATACATCTTGCCTG TGGGACAGACAATGGATGGAGGTTTACGTACCAAATCAAAGTACGAAGGTTGCAGCGTAGACGAAGGTGATGGATGGCATCAATTTAGGAGTG CTATTCGAGCTACAATAAATGAAGCTCCACCATCTATATCCAG TAAAGGGCGCTCTCCATCACCTACTCCGAGACTTGTGCAGCAGCCAGGAAACTTCGCCTTCTCTAAGAGCATGCCCAAGAAAGATCTAG AGAGGAGAACAGAGTCGCCTCGCCGGTTTCCACTTCTACGTTCTGGCTCCCTCTCCAGTAAGCCTTCCACTCCAAAAAGCTCGCGCCCAACCACTCCAAATAAGAGCCGTCCGACCACCCCAAATCCAGCTTTGGGAAGACAACCG GTTATCTCCGAGCCTCGGAAATCGGCTTCGATGCGGATTCGGGTTGGTAAAGAGAGCCCAAAGGAGTTCGAGCAAATCCCCAGCAAAAGCAAACGGTTGCTCAAAGCTTTGCTCAGTCGACGCAAGTCGAAGAAAGATGATACATTATATACTTATTTGGATGAATACTGA
- the LOC125212136 gene encoding protein ABIL3-like isoform X2, whose protein sequence is MTAAASMPFPRGPANYDEVSMQQSMLFSDSLKDLKNLRKQLYSAAEYFELSYSNDNQKHVVVNSLKDYAIKALVNTVDHLGSVTYKVNDLLDENIDEVSGTELRVSCLEQRLRTCHDYINREGLSQQSLVINTPNYHKRYILPVGQTMDGGLRTKSKYEGCSVDEAIRATINEAPPSISSKGRSPSPTPRLVQQPGNFAFSKSMPKKDLERRTESPRRFPLLRSGSLSSKPSTPKSSRPTTPNKSRPTTPNPALGRQPVISEPRKSASMRIRVGKESPKEFEQIPSKSKRLLKALLSRRKSKKDDTLYTYLDEY, encoded by the exons ATGACGGCAGCTGCCTCCATGCCGTTTCCTCGTGGGCCGGCCAATTATGATGAGGTTTCTATGCAGCAGAGCATGCTCTTCTCTGATAGTTTGAAG GACTTGAAGAATCTTCGGAAACAACTGTATTCAGCAGCAGAATACTTTGAGTTGTCTTACTCTAATGACAACCAAAAGCATGT AGTGGTGAATTCGTTGAAAGACTATGCCATTAAAGCTCTTGTCAACACTGTAGACCATTTGGGTTCTGTGACCTATAAGGTCAATGACCTGTTGGATGAGAACATCGATGAAGTTTCAGGAACTGAGCTTCGTGTATCTTGCCTTGAGCAG AGACTGCGGACATGCCACGATTATATCAACCGTGAAGGTCTTTCGCAGCAGTCGTTGGTGATAAACACTCCCAATTACCACAAACGATACATCTTGCCTG TGGGACAGACAATGGATGGAGGTTTACGTACCAAATCAAAGTACGAAGGTTGCAGCGTAGACGAAG CTATTCGAGCTACAATAAATGAAGCTCCACCATCTATATCCAG TAAAGGGCGCTCTCCATCACCTACTCCGAGACTTGTGCAGCAGCCAGGAAACTTCGCCTTCTCTAAGAGCATGCCCAAGAAAGATCTAG AGAGGAGAACAGAGTCGCCTCGCCGGTTTCCACTTCTACGTTCTGGCTCCCTCTCCAGTAAGCCTTCCACTCCAAAAAGCTCGCGCCCAACCACTCCAAATAAGAGCCGTCCGACCACCCCAAATCCAGCTTTGGGAAGACAACCG GTTATCTCCGAGCCTCGGAAATCGGCTTCGATGCGGATTCGGGTTGGTAAAGAGAGCCCAAAGGAGTTCGAGCAAATCCCCAGCAAAAGCAAACGGTTGCTCAAAGCTTTGCTCAGTCGACGCAAGTCGAAGAAAGATGATACATTATATACTTATTTGGATGAATACTGA
- the LOC125215812 gene encoding uncharacterized protein LOC125215812, which translates to METLAADVTTVARNKWDFRCNLEVDYASEEVACMVYAALAVDKELQPDKVKRHMSVSNGKLSVDFEAVEARFLRASYSAFVDVLTLATKTIEEFGQGLIQ; encoded by the exons ATGGAGACATTAGCTGCTGACGTCACTACCGTAGCTCGGAACAAATGGGATTTCAGATG CAACTTGGAAGTAGATTATGCCTCTGAGGAAGTTGCTTGTATGGTTTATGCTGCTCTGGCAGTTGATAAGGAG TTACAACCGGATAAAGTGAAAAGGCATATGTCAGTTTCCAACGGGAAACTCTCTGT GGACTTTGAGGCGGTCGAAGCAAGATTTCTTCGTGCATCGTACAGTGCTTTTGTCGATGTTCTTACACTTGCCACCAAGACAATCGAAGAATTTGGTCAGGGATTGATTCAGTGA